From Cydia strobilella chromosome 4, ilCydStro3.1, whole genome shotgun sequence, the proteins below share one genomic window:
- the LOC134740740 gene encoding mucin-3B — MLWLSVTLLALFASVQGRAVNISNTWVLPEEGFPVFYRYFRDRISWYEADAVCQFHHANLVTVDTTAQYDAVRAYLKELDISSAVWVGLIRSNPDGDFTWTDYRGLSGEGYWSSAPDARSAPLCAAADPAADYRWEARACGGPTVASFICELPVPQWALGKDGCMVRALPALTALYLPESAAVQLTADCGLAGVKRVQCTGNVKREELLRELSCSEEDEPSSTPSLTSTSTMWPATDTTFTDQEVTTDELSTSENVVTEEKEISNSPPHITEISTPFSLHSESEISTPTKLSLNIHNYVRIPLDKEFNLEPIHSNDIPQPEHQETTIGKEHLKNIENNKSYQHRLLHDEMTRLGNSEIIFTQPTDHFVPPLVMAKARISDDMTVLSLEEKHAQQIAEHQRLYNHNKLVEHISVTPSPDTTPNAISSTLTPTNVIKEQKSTDTPVLIGSVKKETKSNVPKKYLEKYDSLKAKTYKLQKAVSFSTLQPISSEKETQTGITKLQPDLHSSSEEDPSIDLTVIINEPGAGNGQQIFYSNHTNTLTRTEQVASMTNSSIKQPVIESSTTEMPILAAHPVTENEAQESSSVTLNHEIIKITIINDSTSTENSSPIVFEVSTLVPLFNNHSADVLPASTMSGSDHTISPAVGNNSVTPTTVLATGSSSSTTHSSVENNSVRHSNSELTTIYMVTNTDKNVSTTEPPVTSPEIITETATLATTTLLVNANATEEITKAVNMTAATTMKIEASTPAQIEIFNHTDNFGEDHENEEHDGEMIDDYQSPLLSAANEPLHRPRSRRPLPNPNHIKKFNPFRILG, encoded by the exons TGGACACAACAGCGCAGTACGACGCTGTGCGGGCTTATCTAAAGGAGCTGGACATCTCCAGTGCCGTCTGGGTCGGCCTTATCCGCAGTAATCCCGATGGAGACTTCACCTGGAC GGACTACCGCGGCTTAAGCGGAGAAGGGTACTGGAGCTCAGCCCCCGACGCGCGCTCGGCCCCGCTATGTGCCGCCGCAGACCCGGCCGCCGACTACCGCTGGGAGGCTCGAGCCTGCGGCGGGCCTACTGTAGCCTCCTTCATATGTGAACTACCTG TGCCTCAATGGGCGCTCGGCAAGGACGGTTGCATGGTGCGCGCGCTGCCGGCGCTGACTGCTCTGTACCTGCCAGAGAGCGCCGCCGTGCAGCTCACCGCCGACTGCGGGCTGGCCGGCGTGAAACGAGTCCAATGTACTGGCAATGTG AAACGCGAAGAGCTGCTGAGAGAGCTGTCCTGTAGTGAAGAAGACGAACCCTCGAGTACTCCGAGCCTGACATCAACCAGCACAATGTGGCCGGCTACTGACACTACTTTCACTGATCAAGAAGTAACTACAGATGAACTATCAACGTCTGAAAATGTTGTTACCGAAGAAAAGGAGATAAGTAATTCACCGCCACATATTACTGAAATTTCTACTCCATTCAGTTTACATTCAGAATCAGAAATTTCCACACCAACAAAATTGAGTTTGAACATCCACAATTACGTTAGAATACCACTAGATAAAGAATTTAATCTAGAACCGATTCATAGTAATGATATTCCACAACCAGAACACCAAGAAACTACTATTGGTAAGGagcatcttaaaaatatcgagAATAACAAGAGTTATCAACATCGGCTCTTACACGATGAGATGACTCGACTAGGCAATTCAGAAATTATATTTACACAGCCCACTGATCATTTTGTGCCACCGCTCGTCATGGCGAAAGCAAGAATTAGCGATGATATGACTGTTTTATCTCTAGAAGAAAAGCATGCCCAACAAATAGCTGAACACCAGCGCTTATATAACCATAATAAATTAGTGGAGCATATCAGTGTCACACCATCTCCAGATACAACCCCTAATGCAATATCAAGTACTCTAACCCCAACAAACGTTATTAAAGAACAAAAATCAACAGATACGCCAGTACTTATAGGCAGTgtgaaaaaagaaacaaaatctaatGTTCCTAAAAAatacttagaaaaatatgatagtCTAAAGGCAAAGACATACAAACTACAAAAAGCTGTTAGTTTTTCCACATTACAACCAATTAGCTCAGAAAAAGAGACTCAAACAGGAATTACAAAATTACAACCAGATTTACACTCTTCTTCAGAAGAGGATCCAAGTATTGATCTCACTGTAATTATAAACGAGCCGGGTGCCGGGAATGgtcaacaaatattttattccaaCCACACTAATACTTTAACGAGAACTGAGCAGGTAGCCAGCATGACGAACTCAAGCATAAAACAACCTGTAATTGAATCATCAACAACAGAAATGCCTATTTTAGCAGCACACCCCGTAACTGAAAATGAGGCACAAGAATCGTCTAGTGTTACGCTCAatcacgaaataattaaaataacaataatcaaTGACAGTACGAGCACTGAAAATTCATCTCCGATTGTATTTGAAGTTTCAACTTTAGTACCACTCTTCAATAATCATTCTGCAGATGTTTTGCCTGCCTCGACCATGTCTGGTAGCGATCATACTATTTCTCCAGCTGTTGGCAATAACTCTGTAACACCTACCACTGTCTTGGCTACAGGTAGTTCAAGCAGTACAACACATTCTTCTGTAGAAAATAATTCAGTCAGACATTCTAACTCAGAGTTAACTACTATTTACATGGTTACCAACACagacaaaaatgtttctacGACCGAACCGCCAGTCACATCACCAGAAATAATAACAGAGACCGCCACTTTAGCCACAACAACGTTATTAGTAAATGCGAATGCCACCGAAGAAATTACCAAAGCTGTCAATATGACTGCTGCTACCACTATGAAAATAGAAGCTTCGACACCAGCACAAATTGAGATATTTAACCACACCGATAATTTTGGAGAAGACCACGAGAACGAAGAGCATGATGGAGAAATGATAGATGATTATCAATCACCGTTACTTTCAGCTGCCAACGAGCCACTGCATCGACCGCGGTCCCGAAGACCATTGCCTAACCCGAACCACATCAAAAAATTTAATCCATTCCGCATATTAGGTTAG